Proteins from a genomic interval of Oncorhynchus clarkii lewisi isolate Uvic-CL-2024 chromosome 13, UVic_Ocla_1.0, whole genome shotgun sequence:
- the LOC139424346 gene encoding Fc receptor-like protein 5 isoform X3, whose translation MKKKRELCLLPVLVVACLVSIMGGSSLPSPILIGPDKAYLNSKVVFQCRSPGSPPPNTYELLKDGNHLVATSNDLQDDQSATFFLKISVTSEGSYHCRVTAGGNMGLSGTVRLQVVIPVSGTMVTSDPDPPILYEGLRLTLTCDVTKGSHLSYTWFYNRQEVTSSPTSPLTPLLLWPVGNTLVVERVTAKHAGNYSCIAGTRMQTNSRFSSSREVTVKVKAYLSVPQISFTISKEGSSFCGNVTCRSSRGTPPVTFYLFLDDKEVGSDVATESLVAWFPVAMVPGRDMGTVRCTVESDAQRLTSRPLTLVVVPVRGSPKVDVEYLYRVDSKMAAARLQCLLSLGTFPFFSWSLNGSLLLHPSEGDSSHPSHALADGGRTLFLTEITLEDSGYYRCRARDSYDVTSAWVESQPVLVQVTEVSTTTIEVMAIVFCCFLMLTLAGGVACVMRMLNRQRGGCVFRIWSLFLNVSLSIFRSLSLSLSLSLSLSLSLSLSSSPLSLSLSLPPPSLSDVVTSSEQRVRAANERRFSEHFCIIPDPLPLSDITTRSGVKQVDTSSVGSEVENQTLEITI comes from the exons ATGAAGAAAAAACGAGAATTATGTTTATTGCCTGTTTTAG TGGTGGCCTGTCTAGTGTCCATAATGG GTGGTTCATCTCTCCCTAGCCCTATTCTGATTGGTCCAGACAAGGCCTACCTGAACTCCAAGGTAGTGTTCCAATGTAGGTCACCTGGGTCTCCTCCACCAAACACATACGAGCTCCTGAAGGACGGCAACCACCTGGTCGCCACGAGCAATGACCTCCAAGACGACCAATCGGCTACGTTCTTCCTGAAGATCTCTGTGACGTCAGAAGGATCGTACCACTGCAGGGTGACGGCAGGTGGAAACATGGGCCTCAGTGGAACAGTCCGCCTGCAAGTAGTGA TCCCTGTCTCAGGCACTATGGTGACCTCTGACCCTGATCCTCCCATTCTCTACGAGGGGTTGAGGCTCACTCTCACCTGTGATGTCACCAAGGGCTCCCACCTCTCCTACACCTGGTTCTACAAcagacaggaagtgacatcatctCCAACCTCACCTTTGACCCCGCTTCTGCTTTGGCCGGTGGGGAACACGTTGGTGGTGGAGAGGGTCACAGCAAAGCATGCTGGGAATTATTCGTGCATTGCCGGGACCAGGATGCAGACCAACAGCAGGTTCTCCAGCAGCAGAGAGGTCACGGTTAAGGTCAAAG cctaTCTCTCCGTACCCCAAATATCCTTCACCATCTCCAAAGAGGGTTCGAGTTTCTGCGGCAATGTGACCTGCAGGTCATCAAGGGGAACCCCTCCCGTGACCTTCTACCTCTTCCTTGACGACAAGGAGGTGGGTTCCGACGTGGCAACGGAGTCGCTGGTTGCCTGGTTCCCTGTTGCCATGGTTCCCGGGCGTGACATGGGCACGGTGCGGTGTACAGTGGAGAGTGATGCACAGAGACTGACCAGCAGACCCCTGACTCTGGTAGTGG tcccaGTAAGAGGCTCACCAAAGGTGGATGTGGAGTACCTTTACAGGGTTGATTCCAAGATGGCCGCCGCTCGTCTCCAATGCCTCCTGAGCCTCGGGACATTCCCTTTCTTCTCCTGGTCCCTCAACggctccctcctccttcacccctCTGAGGGAgactcctctcacccctctcacgCCCTGGCGGACGGAGGGCGCACCCTATTCCTCACCGAGATCACCCTAGAGGACTCTGGGTATTATCGGTGCAGGGCAAGGGACAGTTATGACGTAACGTCCGCCTGGGTGGAAAGCCAACCTGTCCTTGTGCAGGTCACAG AAGTTTCCACGACAACCATAGAGGTCATGGCCATAGTATTCTGCTGTTTCCTCATGCTGACCCTGGCAGGGGGTGTGGCCTGTGTGATGAGGATGCTCAACCGCCAACGAGGTGGGTGTGTGTTCAGAATATGGTCATTGTTCTTAAATGTGTCACTCTCaatctttcgttctctctctctctctctctctctctctctctctctctctctctctctctctctctcttcctcccccctctctctctctctctctcttcctcccccctctctctcagacgTTGTGACAAGCAGTGAGCAGAGAGTGAGAGCAGCAAA TGAAAGACGATTCAGCGAACATTTCTGCATCATTCCAGAtccacttcctctgtctgacatcactaccaggtcagggGTCAAGCAAGTGGACACTTCCAGTGTAGGCAGTGAAGTTGAGAATCAG ACCCTTGAGATCACAATATAA
- the LOC139424346 gene encoding Fc receptor-like protein 5 isoform X5, whose product MKKKRELCLLPVLVVACLVSIMGGSSLPSPILIGPDKAYLNSKVVFQCRSPGSPPPNTYELLKDGNHLVATSNDLQDDQSATFFLKISVTSEGSYHCRVTAGGNMGLSGTVRLQVVIPVSGTMVTSDPDPPILYEGLRLTLTCDVTKGSHLSYTWFYNRQEVTSSPTSPLTPLLLWPVGNTLVVERVTAKHAGNYSCIAGTRMQTNSRFSSSREVTVKVKAYLSVPQISFTISKEGSSFCGNVTCRSSRGTPPVTFYLFLDDKEVGSDVATESLVAWFPVAMVPGRDMGTVRCTVESDAQRLTSRPLTLVVVPVRGSPKVDVEYLYRVDSKMAAARLQCLLSLGTFPFFSWSLNGSLLLHPSEGDSSHPSHALADGGRTLFLTEITLEDSGYYRCRARDSYDVTSAWVESQPVLVQVTEVSTTTIEVMAIVFCCFLMLTLAGGVACVMRMLNRQRDVVTSSEQRVRAANERRFSEHFCIIPDPLPLSDITTRSGVKQVDTSSVGSEVENQTLEITI is encoded by the exons ATGAAGAAAAAACGAGAATTATGTTTATTGCCTGTTTTAG TGGTGGCCTGTCTAGTGTCCATAATGG GTGGTTCATCTCTCCCTAGCCCTATTCTGATTGGTCCAGACAAGGCCTACCTGAACTCCAAGGTAGTGTTCCAATGTAGGTCACCTGGGTCTCCTCCACCAAACACATACGAGCTCCTGAAGGACGGCAACCACCTGGTCGCCACGAGCAATGACCTCCAAGACGACCAATCGGCTACGTTCTTCCTGAAGATCTCTGTGACGTCAGAAGGATCGTACCACTGCAGGGTGACGGCAGGTGGAAACATGGGCCTCAGTGGAACAGTCCGCCTGCAAGTAGTGA TCCCTGTCTCAGGCACTATGGTGACCTCTGACCCTGATCCTCCCATTCTCTACGAGGGGTTGAGGCTCACTCTCACCTGTGATGTCACCAAGGGCTCCCACCTCTCCTACACCTGGTTCTACAAcagacaggaagtgacatcatctCCAACCTCACCTTTGACCCCGCTTCTGCTTTGGCCGGTGGGGAACACGTTGGTGGTGGAGAGGGTCACAGCAAAGCATGCTGGGAATTATTCGTGCATTGCCGGGACCAGGATGCAGACCAACAGCAGGTTCTCCAGCAGCAGAGAGGTCACGGTTAAGGTCAAAG cctaTCTCTCCGTACCCCAAATATCCTTCACCATCTCCAAAGAGGGTTCGAGTTTCTGCGGCAATGTGACCTGCAGGTCATCAAGGGGAACCCCTCCCGTGACCTTCTACCTCTTCCTTGACGACAAGGAGGTGGGTTCCGACGTGGCAACGGAGTCGCTGGTTGCCTGGTTCCCTGTTGCCATGGTTCCCGGGCGTGACATGGGCACGGTGCGGTGTACAGTGGAGAGTGATGCACAGAGACTGACCAGCAGACCCCTGACTCTGGTAGTGG tcccaGTAAGAGGCTCACCAAAGGTGGATGTGGAGTACCTTTACAGGGTTGATTCCAAGATGGCCGCCGCTCGTCTCCAATGCCTCCTGAGCCTCGGGACATTCCCTTTCTTCTCCTGGTCCCTCAACggctccctcctccttcacccctCTGAGGGAgactcctctcacccctctcacgCCCTGGCGGACGGAGGGCGCACCCTATTCCTCACCGAGATCACCCTAGAGGACTCTGGGTATTATCGGTGCAGGGCAAGGGACAGTTATGACGTAACGTCCGCCTGGGTGGAAAGCCAACCTGTCCTTGTGCAGGTCACAG AAGTTTCCACGACAACCATAGAGGTCATGGCCATAGTATTCTGCTGTTTCCTCATGCTGACCCTGGCAGGGGGTGTGGCCTGTGTGATGAGGATGCTCAACCGCCAACGAG acgTTGTGACAAGCAGTGAGCAGAGAGTGAGAGCAGCAAA TGAAAGACGATTCAGCGAACATTTCTGCATCATTCCAGAtccacttcctctgtctgacatcactaccaggtcagggGTCAAGCAAGTGGACACTTCCAGTGTAGGCAGTGAAGTTGAGAATCAG ACCCTTGAGATCACAATATAA
- the LOC139424346 gene encoding Fc receptor-like protein 5 isoform X4 — MKKKRELCLLPVLVVACLVSIMGGSSLPSPILIGPDKAYLNSKVVFQCRSPGSPPPNTYELLKDGNHLVATSNDLQDDQSATFFLKISVTSEGSYHCRVTAGGNMGLSGTVRLQVVIPVSGTMVTSDPDPPILYEGLRLTLTCDVTKGSHLSYTWFYNRQEVTSSPTSPLTPLLLWPVGNTLVVERVTAKHAGNYSCIAGTRMQTNSRFSSSREVTVKVKAYLSVPQISFTISKEGSSFCGNVTCRSSRGTPPVTFYLFLDDKEVGSDVATESLVAWFPVAMVPGRDMGTVRCTVESDAQRLTSRPLTLVVVPVRGSPKVDVEYLYRVDSKMAAARLQCLLSLGTFPFFSWSLNGSLLLHPSEGDSSHPSHALADGGRTLFLTEITLEDSGYYRCRARDSYDVTSAWVESQPVLVQVTEVSTTTIEVMAIVFCCFLMLTLAGGVACVMRMLNRQRDVVTSSEQRVRAANERRFSEHFCIIPDPLPLSDITTRPLRSQYNRRDEINPTSDRRVPHKIILQCNFIQQTIYNVFFQTLQPIFQIEVLYLQNSYNKTQNSY; from the exons ATGAAGAAAAAACGAGAATTATGTTTATTGCCTGTTTTAG TGGTGGCCTGTCTAGTGTCCATAATGG GTGGTTCATCTCTCCCTAGCCCTATTCTGATTGGTCCAGACAAGGCCTACCTGAACTCCAAGGTAGTGTTCCAATGTAGGTCACCTGGGTCTCCTCCACCAAACACATACGAGCTCCTGAAGGACGGCAACCACCTGGTCGCCACGAGCAATGACCTCCAAGACGACCAATCGGCTACGTTCTTCCTGAAGATCTCTGTGACGTCAGAAGGATCGTACCACTGCAGGGTGACGGCAGGTGGAAACATGGGCCTCAGTGGAACAGTCCGCCTGCAAGTAGTGA TCCCTGTCTCAGGCACTATGGTGACCTCTGACCCTGATCCTCCCATTCTCTACGAGGGGTTGAGGCTCACTCTCACCTGTGATGTCACCAAGGGCTCCCACCTCTCCTACACCTGGTTCTACAAcagacaggaagtgacatcatctCCAACCTCACCTTTGACCCCGCTTCTGCTTTGGCCGGTGGGGAACACGTTGGTGGTGGAGAGGGTCACAGCAAAGCATGCTGGGAATTATTCGTGCATTGCCGGGACCAGGATGCAGACCAACAGCAGGTTCTCCAGCAGCAGAGAGGTCACGGTTAAGGTCAAAG cctaTCTCTCCGTACCCCAAATATCCTTCACCATCTCCAAAGAGGGTTCGAGTTTCTGCGGCAATGTGACCTGCAGGTCATCAAGGGGAACCCCTCCCGTGACCTTCTACCTCTTCCTTGACGACAAGGAGGTGGGTTCCGACGTGGCAACGGAGTCGCTGGTTGCCTGGTTCCCTGTTGCCATGGTTCCCGGGCGTGACATGGGCACGGTGCGGTGTACAGTGGAGAGTGATGCACAGAGACTGACCAGCAGACCCCTGACTCTGGTAGTGG tcccaGTAAGAGGCTCACCAAAGGTGGATGTGGAGTACCTTTACAGGGTTGATTCCAAGATGGCCGCCGCTCGTCTCCAATGCCTCCTGAGCCTCGGGACATTCCCTTTCTTCTCCTGGTCCCTCAACggctccctcctccttcacccctCTGAGGGAgactcctctcacccctctcacgCCCTGGCGGACGGAGGGCGCACCCTATTCCTCACCGAGATCACCCTAGAGGACTCTGGGTATTATCGGTGCAGGGCAAGGGACAGTTATGACGTAACGTCCGCCTGGGTGGAAAGCCAACCTGTCCTTGTGCAGGTCACAG AAGTTTCCACGACAACCATAGAGGTCATGGCCATAGTATTCTGCTGTTTCCTCATGCTGACCCTGGCAGGGGGTGTGGCCTGTGTGATGAGGATGCTCAACCGCCAACGAG acgTTGTGACAAGCAGTGAGCAGAGAGTGAGAGCAGCAAA TGAAAGACGATTCAGCGAACATTTCTGCATCATTCCAGAtccacttcctctgtctgacatcactaccag ACCCTTGAGATCACAATATAACCGACGTGATGAAATAAACCCAACCTCAGACCGACGAGTTCCTCACAAAATAATCCTTCAATGTAATTTTATCCAACAAACTATTTATAACGTTTTTTTTCAAACACTTCAGCCCATTTTTCAGATTGAAGTGTTATATCTTCAAAACTCTTACAACAAAACTCAAAACTCATATTGA
- the LOC139424346 gene encoding Fc receptor-like protein 5 isoform X1, whose amino-acid sequence MKKKRELCLLPVLVVACLVSIMGGSSLPSPILIGPDKAYLNSKVVFQCRSPGSPPPNTYELLKDGNHLVATSNDLQDDQSATFFLKISVTSEGSYHCRVTAGGNMGLSGTVRLQVVIPVSGTMVTSDPDPPILYEGLRLTLTCDVTKGSHLSYTWFYNRQEVTSSPTSPLTPLLLWPVGNTLVVERVTAKHAGNYSCIAGTRMQTNSRFSSSREVTVKVKAYLSVPQISFTISKEGSSFCGNVTCRSSRGTPPVTFYLFLDDKEVGSDVATESLVAWFPVAMVPGRDMGTVRCTVESDAQRLTSRPLTLVVVPVRGSPKVDVEYLYRVDSKMAAARLQCLLSLGTFPFFSWSLNGSLLLHPSEGDSSHPSHALADGGRTLFLTEITLEDSGYYRCRARDSYDVTSAWVESQPVLVQVTEVSTTTIEVMAIVFCCFLMLTLAGGVACVMRMLNRQRGGCVFRIWSLFLNVSLSIFRSLSLSLSLSLSLSLSLSLSSSPLSLSLSLPPPSLSDVVTSSEQRVRAANERRFSEHFCIIPDPLPLSDITTRPLRSQYNRRDEINPTSDRRVPHKIILQCNFIQQTIYNVFFQTLQPIFQIEVLYLQNSYNKTQNSY is encoded by the exons ATGAAGAAAAAACGAGAATTATGTTTATTGCCTGTTTTAG TGGTGGCCTGTCTAGTGTCCATAATGG GTGGTTCATCTCTCCCTAGCCCTATTCTGATTGGTCCAGACAAGGCCTACCTGAACTCCAAGGTAGTGTTCCAATGTAGGTCACCTGGGTCTCCTCCACCAAACACATACGAGCTCCTGAAGGACGGCAACCACCTGGTCGCCACGAGCAATGACCTCCAAGACGACCAATCGGCTACGTTCTTCCTGAAGATCTCTGTGACGTCAGAAGGATCGTACCACTGCAGGGTGACGGCAGGTGGAAACATGGGCCTCAGTGGAACAGTCCGCCTGCAAGTAGTGA TCCCTGTCTCAGGCACTATGGTGACCTCTGACCCTGATCCTCCCATTCTCTACGAGGGGTTGAGGCTCACTCTCACCTGTGATGTCACCAAGGGCTCCCACCTCTCCTACACCTGGTTCTACAAcagacaggaagtgacatcatctCCAACCTCACCTTTGACCCCGCTTCTGCTTTGGCCGGTGGGGAACACGTTGGTGGTGGAGAGGGTCACAGCAAAGCATGCTGGGAATTATTCGTGCATTGCCGGGACCAGGATGCAGACCAACAGCAGGTTCTCCAGCAGCAGAGAGGTCACGGTTAAGGTCAAAG cctaTCTCTCCGTACCCCAAATATCCTTCACCATCTCCAAAGAGGGTTCGAGTTTCTGCGGCAATGTGACCTGCAGGTCATCAAGGGGAACCCCTCCCGTGACCTTCTACCTCTTCCTTGACGACAAGGAGGTGGGTTCCGACGTGGCAACGGAGTCGCTGGTTGCCTGGTTCCCTGTTGCCATGGTTCCCGGGCGTGACATGGGCACGGTGCGGTGTACAGTGGAGAGTGATGCACAGAGACTGACCAGCAGACCCCTGACTCTGGTAGTGG tcccaGTAAGAGGCTCACCAAAGGTGGATGTGGAGTACCTTTACAGGGTTGATTCCAAGATGGCCGCCGCTCGTCTCCAATGCCTCCTGAGCCTCGGGACATTCCCTTTCTTCTCCTGGTCCCTCAACggctccctcctccttcacccctCTGAGGGAgactcctctcacccctctcacgCCCTGGCGGACGGAGGGCGCACCCTATTCCTCACCGAGATCACCCTAGAGGACTCTGGGTATTATCGGTGCAGGGCAAGGGACAGTTATGACGTAACGTCCGCCTGGGTGGAAAGCCAACCTGTCCTTGTGCAGGTCACAG AAGTTTCCACGACAACCATAGAGGTCATGGCCATAGTATTCTGCTGTTTCCTCATGCTGACCCTGGCAGGGGGTGTGGCCTGTGTGATGAGGATGCTCAACCGCCAACGAGGTGGGTGTGTGTTCAGAATATGGTCATTGTTCTTAAATGTGTCACTCTCaatctttcgttctctctctctctctctctctctctctctctctctctctctctctctctctctctcttcctcccccctctctctctctctctctcttcctcccccctctctctcagacgTTGTGACAAGCAGTGAGCAGAGAGTGAGAGCAGCAAA TGAAAGACGATTCAGCGAACATTTCTGCATCATTCCAGAtccacttcctctgtctgacatcactaccag ACCCTTGAGATCACAATATAACCGACGTGATGAAATAAACCCAACCTCAGACCGACGAGTTCCTCACAAAATAATCCTTCAATGTAATTTTATCCAACAAACTATTTATAACGTTTTTTTTCAAACACTTCAGCCCATTTTTCAGATTGAAGTGTTATATCTTCAAAACTCTTACAACAAAACTCAAAACTCATATTGA
- the LOC139424346 gene encoding Fc receptor-like protein 5 isoform X2 — protein MKKKRELCLLPVLGGSSLPSPILIGPDKAYLNSKVVFQCRSPGSPPPNTYELLKDGNHLVATSNDLQDDQSATFFLKISVTSEGSYHCRVTAGGNMGLSGTVRLQVVIPVSGTMVTSDPDPPILYEGLRLTLTCDVTKGSHLSYTWFYNRQEVTSSPTSPLTPLLLWPVGNTLVVERVTAKHAGNYSCIAGTRMQTNSRFSSSREVTVKVKAYLSVPQISFTISKEGSSFCGNVTCRSSRGTPPVTFYLFLDDKEVGSDVATESLVAWFPVAMVPGRDMGTVRCTVESDAQRLTSRPLTLVVVPVRGSPKVDVEYLYRVDSKMAAARLQCLLSLGTFPFFSWSLNGSLLLHPSEGDSSHPSHALADGGRTLFLTEITLEDSGYYRCRARDSYDVTSAWVESQPVLVQVTEVSTTTIEVMAIVFCCFLMLTLAGGVACVMRMLNRQRGGCVFRIWSLFLNVSLSIFRSLSLSLSLSLSLSLSLSLSSSPLSLSLSLPPPSLSDVVTSSEQRVRAANERRFSEHFCIIPDPLPLSDITTRPLRSQYNRRDEINPTSDRRVPHKIILQCNFIQQTIYNVFFQTLQPIFQIEVLYLQNSYNKTQNSY, from the exons ATGAAGAAAAAACGAGAATTATGTTTATTGCCTGTTTTAG GTGGTTCATCTCTCCCTAGCCCTATTCTGATTGGTCCAGACAAGGCCTACCTGAACTCCAAGGTAGTGTTCCAATGTAGGTCACCTGGGTCTCCTCCACCAAACACATACGAGCTCCTGAAGGACGGCAACCACCTGGTCGCCACGAGCAATGACCTCCAAGACGACCAATCGGCTACGTTCTTCCTGAAGATCTCTGTGACGTCAGAAGGATCGTACCACTGCAGGGTGACGGCAGGTGGAAACATGGGCCTCAGTGGAACAGTCCGCCTGCAAGTAGTGA TCCCTGTCTCAGGCACTATGGTGACCTCTGACCCTGATCCTCCCATTCTCTACGAGGGGTTGAGGCTCACTCTCACCTGTGATGTCACCAAGGGCTCCCACCTCTCCTACACCTGGTTCTACAAcagacaggaagtgacatcatctCCAACCTCACCTTTGACCCCGCTTCTGCTTTGGCCGGTGGGGAACACGTTGGTGGTGGAGAGGGTCACAGCAAAGCATGCTGGGAATTATTCGTGCATTGCCGGGACCAGGATGCAGACCAACAGCAGGTTCTCCAGCAGCAGAGAGGTCACGGTTAAGGTCAAAG cctaTCTCTCCGTACCCCAAATATCCTTCACCATCTCCAAAGAGGGTTCGAGTTTCTGCGGCAATGTGACCTGCAGGTCATCAAGGGGAACCCCTCCCGTGACCTTCTACCTCTTCCTTGACGACAAGGAGGTGGGTTCCGACGTGGCAACGGAGTCGCTGGTTGCCTGGTTCCCTGTTGCCATGGTTCCCGGGCGTGACATGGGCACGGTGCGGTGTACAGTGGAGAGTGATGCACAGAGACTGACCAGCAGACCCCTGACTCTGGTAGTGG tcccaGTAAGAGGCTCACCAAAGGTGGATGTGGAGTACCTTTACAGGGTTGATTCCAAGATGGCCGCCGCTCGTCTCCAATGCCTCCTGAGCCTCGGGACATTCCCTTTCTTCTCCTGGTCCCTCAACggctccctcctccttcacccctCTGAGGGAgactcctctcacccctctcacgCCCTGGCGGACGGAGGGCGCACCCTATTCCTCACCGAGATCACCCTAGAGGACTCTGGGTATTATCGGTGCAGGGCAAGGGACAGTTATGACGTAACGTCCGCCTGGGTGGAAAGCCAACCTGTCCTTGTGCAGGTCACAG AAGTTTCCACGACAACCATAGAGGTCATGGCCATAGTATTCTGCTGTTTCCTCATGCTGACCCTGGCAGGGGGTGTGGCCTGTGTGATGAGGATGCTCAACCGCCAACGAGGTGGGTGTGTGTTCAGAATATGGTCATTGTTCTTAAATGTGTCACTCTCaatctttcgttctctctctctctctctctctctctctctctctctctctctctctctctctctctcttcctcccccctctctctctctctctctcttcctcccccctctctctcagacgTTGTGACAAGCAGTGAGCAGAGAGTGAGAGCAGCAAA TGAAAGACGATTCAGCGAACATTTCTGCATCATTCCAGAtccacttcctctgtctgacatcactaccag ACCCTTGAGATCACAATATAACCGACGTGATGAAATAAACCCAACCTCAGACCGACGAGTTCCTCACAAAATAATCCTTCAATGTAATTTTATCCAACAAACTATTTATAACGTTTTTTTTCAAACACTTCAGCCCATTTTTCAGATTGAAGTGTTATATCTTCAAAACTCTTACAACAAAACTCAAAACTCATATTGA